Part of the Vigna angularis cultivar LongXiaoDou No.4 chromosome 1, ASM1680809v1, whole genome shotgun sequence genome, GAGATTTACCATGGTTGAGAGGAGAAAATTAAGCTCAGCTAGTGTGGTCTCTTCAAATCTCAGTTCTCTGACTGTTTCACAGAGCTGGCACTATATATACTAGCTAAGCCACAACCATGCCTTGAGATGCAGAGACcaaataactttttcttttgaaaagtaaagctaggttccgttccagatggttaaaaataagaatttaattgaAACACATTGACagtataaatgtttttaattttacactCATCCAAAAACAGCCTAAAGGAGACAGGTAAAATAGATCAGTACAGCTAGCTCTGCAtgtgtttaaatttattaattcaattgaaaatttctGAGTTCCTATGAACCAAAAGCCAAGTTAATATTTGTGAATTTGTCAGAGAAACGGATAATTGTTTATATTGTTACACTTAAGATACAACCTCAAACTTGGATGATTCTGTAAAATTTGTTTACACTAGACAATAGAAGACGCCAATGTATGCACTTTTGAGAGATTTTTGTTCATTCACACCCTCAAGAATTAGGCTCAACTACCTTACTGCTATAGTTTGCAAACTCTAAACTtatcaatataacatttatttgCATTCCAGAGTGAACAAAGTGAATCAATTAAAGTAAAGAgcattgaaaatgaatttcagGTTCAGGAAACATAATAGAACAAACCAATCATGTAAATTACTGGGCATCTTTAGGTAAATTTGAGAGTACATCCACATTCACCTGATGATGTAATATAGGGAGAAGTAAAATGTCATTTTTGCAGGATCAGACCTGTTTCTTTGGTGGAGGATTTGATCACACCTTGTCTTTCAAGTCTCTTTTTCCTGTCCCTCTTTACTTTCTCCAAGAGCTCCTCGTCATCATCTGCTTCAAGAATAGCAGCATGAGAACCCTCACCAGCAAATGAAAGCACAAAAGTGGTGAGAAAACTGATGGATAAGCCTCTTTTGGTCAGAATTGGAGGATGTACTGATGACTGATTAACTGCTTTGCAAAGTGTTAATTGCCTTTTCACACTACAATTGATGGGCTGGTAAAGATGTGTTTGTGTTGCCAATGACAAAGAGGGTGATGATGGTACGCAGAAGGGGTGTGCAGTTGGGAGAAAATATAATGccattttttcctttcttttttgcCTCtctaccttttttttcttttccttatttttctgtatttttagcCTGCAAATGCAGGAGGCATTGCAAGTTGGAACCTTTGAGGATAAGGTTGTTCGATTCTGTAATCAGATCCAGTCATTTTTTAGATTCTGAAGGGTATTGTAGTAATTGAAAAGTACCCACATAATCGACTACCATTCATGATGACGACATGGTATCTTCCAAATTTCAAGTGGGTGAAAGGTTGAAACTTTGACTGTGGAAAGTTGGCCAGTATGCATCCTTGTCCCATCTTCCAAGATTTTGGCCCATCAATTATTAATTCATTACCTTAACCATATGAACGCTTGTTAAAAGGATTTAACTTAAAGcttcatcaaaatcaagtataaaCAGTAATGAACCGTACAAGAACTAGCTCTTAACTGGGGCAACGTTCTAGAAAGTCGTTTATCCATGCTGGTCGTTCTCAAGCATCTATTGTAGTTAGTAACTTCCACAAGAGACGTTGATTCACGGTAATTtagtttttgaatattttttacaGTGATCTTCATGCTCTGAAGATAAAGCACCAACAGCGTCAGCACCTTTTGAAATCAACAATATTGAGAGAACACGTAAAAAGCAGATTCTCTCTTACGTGGTCTGAGAACAGTCGTTGAGCCTAAAAGCTACTTTCGTTGCATTTTTGCGTTATTAAACGAAACAAAGGAGTTCCTAGACAGCTCTAAAGGAAGTCATTGTGAATGTTATCTTCATCACACCACTTTTTCACAGTCCTTTCACACTGTCCTTACTGATTAAGTGAAAGGGAAGGCATAACAGTGTAGCACGCTGTTAAAGCTCTTTCTCTACTTCTTTTATGCTCATCATTCCtcaaattctaatatttttaagtcACTCCACCTTCTTAATGctcttcattttttcttcatcttttctcttGATCATTTGTGATTATAGTGTGCATGCCAATATATATGCATCACGTTCTTTTTAGCTTTAACTTAAAGTGCTAAAATGTATGTAGAAAAGAAGTAGGTACAGGTAGGATCACACATTGGATTGAAATTTAAGGCTTTTAAGTAAGTCTTGACTTTCCAGAAAAGCTAAAATAGCTAAGAACAAATTTACACCATTAGACGTCAATTCGTGAATAAGCTCGTGTAAAACAATTAACGTAGCACTTTCAAATCCTTAAATAATgggtttatgatttttttttatttatatattgatcattttgtttatttttatataatgttttcttAACTCATTTTGAattcttagtattttttttaagtgcaAGTCTCTCAACATTATAATATCTCTCTCAAGCACGGTAAATTATCAATTGTAGAATGATactgtaagtttttttttttagaaaaagaaaaatactaaaaaaaaatagataccAATTAATCGTAAGTTTATACTttcaattcaaaaattaaaaaaaaaactttataaaattttctattatatattatttttatctaacaTAAATTTACAACACATGTTAAATTTGTAACATTGTGTTGAGTGATTAGATGCTTATGTTTTAAGTTACAGGAGTTAGGCTAGCTCTCTCCTGACGTGTAATCTATTTGCGAGTATAGTCCATTGGAAAAAGTACCACCTTCACTGATTTCTTAGCATGAGTTGCTGTTTTATGTGTACAATTTGACTCCAGTCAAGAAAGAAGACGTAATAATCAATAAAGAAGCTATCAACGAGTATGGTGttaattttgttatctttttcttttcttttctcttttaatagTTGTCTCCAGgaacttagaaaaaaaatgccaaaaatgATTTTAGCCAGTCACAACATTTTGGTTCTTAGAGTGACTGGTTATGCTCTAAAAAGTTGATGAACACAAATAAGGtgagttattattattattattattttaattattattattatcacatGAAAAGTGAGCACTGAGTCATGTAGCTATATATGTACCTTCCTTTCTCCCAAGTTGACTGACGGGCTAAGTTATTGACAATTTATTTATCAAAGGCCAAAGTTTGATCTTCATGACCCCTTtcataaaattaactaaataataatatcttcaaattttttaacttaagtTCTTTGAG contains:
- the LOC108344397 gene encoding thylakoid lumenal 16.5 kDa protein, chloroplastic, which produces MALYFLPTAHPFCVPSSPSLSLATQTHLYQPINCSVKRQLTLCKAVNQSSVHPPILTKRGLSISFLTTFVLSFAGEGSHAAILEADDDEELLEKVKRDRKKRLERQGVIKSSTKETGYLQDLVYKLSEVGKAIENNDLPKAASVFGSGTDTDWVQKANIALNKLSASPEEKNEVDTFNSSIVSLISSVAKNDVESSKIAFVSSASAFEKWTSLTGLIVQLKGL